The following are encoded together in the Bacteroidota bacterium genome:
- the meaB gene encoding methylmalonyl Co-A mutase-associated GTPase MeaB — protein sequence MSSTKDILKKFESGELKALARVISVVENEADGYEEILSSLKIKNVPVVGITGPPGAGKSTLINAILKKLTDKGKRIGVIAIDPTSPFNYGSLLGDRLRMAEHFTNEKVFVRSLATRGSLGGLSAKTIEVADVMRAFGFDYVFIETVGVGQSEVEIAGLADTTVLVLVPGYGDEVQTLKSGIMEIGDIFVINKSDQPNAEGFAKNIEQLVHSREKSNWTPPVLKATATEEKGIEEIIKKIDEHATHSNNKKLFLLTEKAFKLIQNKRMKDIDKKKLQKEIEKEMKKKDFNFYQFIKSIT from the coding sequence ATGAGTTCAACGAAAGACATACTGAAAAAATTTGAATCAGGCGAACTAAAAGCGCTGGCAAGAGTTATTTCCGTAGTTGAAAATGAAGCAGACGGCTACGAAGAAATATTATCCTCGCTCAAAATAAAAAATGTTCCTGTTGTTGGAATTACAGGGCCTCCGGGAGCAGGAAAAAGTACGCTCATAAACGCCATTCTGAAAAAACTTACGGACAAGGGAAAACGAATCGGTGTGATTGCCATTGACCCGACTTCTCCCTTCAATTACGGCTCGTTGCTTGGCGACAGGTTAAGAATGGCTGAACATTTCACCAACGAAAAAGTTTTCGTCCGCTCGCTGGCTACGCGCGGTTCGCTGGGTGGGCTTTCAGCCAAAACAATTGAGGTGGCGGATGTGATGCGCGCGTTTGGTTTTGATTATGTATTTATTGAAACCGTTGGCGTTGGACAAAGCGAAGTGGAAATTGCAGGACTTGCCGATACCACTGTTCTCGTTCTTGTGCCCGGCTATGGAGATGAAGTGCAAACGCTGAAATCCGGCATTATGGAGATAGGAGATATTTTTGTGATCAACAAAAGCGACCAGCCGAATGCAGAAGGGTTTGCAAAAAATATAGAACAGTTAGTTCACAGCAGAGAAAAAAGTAATTGGACTCCACCGGTTTTGAAAGCAACTGCCACCGAAGAAAAAGGCATTGAAGAAATAATTAAGAAGATTGACGAACACGCAACCCACAGTAACAACAAAAAATTATTCTTGCTTACAGAAAAAGCATTTAAACTGATACAGAACAAGCGAATGAAGGACATTGACAAGAAAAAATTGCAGAAGGAAATTGAAAAAGAAATGAAGAAGAAGGATTTTAATTTTTATCAATTTATAAAGTCAATAACTTAA